In a single window of the Melioribacteraceae bacterium genome:
- a CDS encoding enoyl-CoA hydratase/isomerase family protein: protein MEKGKVVGSLVNGVATINFSHPKSNSLTADLADEITALIEKYSSEVKAHVIIIRSEGEKIFCAGASFDELLNINDEESGKKFFMCFARLLNAMRNCSKFIIARVHGKAVGGGVGIAAAADYTFAMSEASVRLSELQLGLGPFVVGPAIERKIGKTAFITMSIDAEWHDAFWAKQNGLFTKVFPSKHDLDEAVAELSRKISICNPEAIENMKRVFWEGTENWDKLLEERAEISGKLVLSDFTKNYLKSFKQL, encoded by the coding sequence ATGGAAAAGGGTAAAGTTGTTGGAAGTCTTGTTAATGGAGTAGCAACCATAAATTTTAGCCATCCCAAAAGTAATTCCCTTACGGCAGATCTCGCAGATGAAATTACCGCGCTAATAGAGAAATATTCCTCCGAAGTAAAAGCTCATGTAATTATTATCAGAAGTGAGGGTGAGAAGATATTTTGCGCAGGCGCTTCGTTTGATGAGTTGCTAAATATAAATGACGAAGAGAGCGGGAAGAAATTTTTCATGTGTTTTGCAAGATTGTTAAATGCGATGAGAAATTGTTCAAAGTTTATTATTGCAAGAGTGCATGGGAAAGCTGTTGGAGGAGGGGTTGGAATTGCCGCCGCCGCCGATTATACTTTCGCTATGAGTGAAGCTTCAGTTCGACTTAGTGAATTGCAATTAGGACTTGGACCATTTGTAGTAGGACCAGCTATTGAAAGAAAAATTGGTAAAACGGCATTTATAACAATGTCTATTGATGCTGAATGGCACGACGCTTTTTGGGCAAAACAAAATGGGTTGTTCACAAAAGTATTTCCTTCCAAGCACGATCTTGATGAAGCAGTCGCAGAGCTATCCAGAAAAATCTCAATTTGTAACCCGGAAGCAATTGAAAATATGAAAAGAGTATTTTGGGAGGGAACTGAGAATTGGGATAAACTTTTGGAAGAGAGGGCGGAAATAAGCGGGAAATTAGTGCTATCCGACTTTACCAAGAACTACTTGAAAAGTTTTAAGCAACTCTGA
- a CDS encoding HAD-IA family hydrolase: protein MKIRLAVFDLDGTIIKSHENIYKAMIASLLKINIFVTVDKSKFYQMIGAHFEDIFKEMKIPVTDFNLFIKYYKEFYFHFIDSSTLYPNVNDTIRLLNQNSILVALLTTKGQDQAELNLRHFKLFEKFNYVMGRRPGLQHKPSPEPLLKICADLEISPTETIIVGDSELDILCGKNAGTRTCAVTYGYRTREELEKYTPDFVIDDFAEIVDVINS from the coding sequence ATGAAAATTCGACTTGCAGTTTTTGATCTGGATGGTACAATTATAAAATCGCATGAAAATATTTATAAGGCCATGATTGCTTCACTTCTAAAAATCAACATATTTGTTACAGTGGATAAATCTAAATTTTATCAAATGATTGGCGCTCATTTCGAGGATATATTTAAAGAAATGAAAATTCCTGTAACCGATTTTAATTTGTTCATAAAATATTACAAAGAATTTTATTTTCATTTTATAGATTCTTCTACACTTTATCCCAACGTGAATGATACAATTAGATTGCTAAACCAAAATAGTATATTAGTAGCATTGTTAACTACAAAAGGCCAAGACCAAGCAGAGTTGAATCTAAGGCATTTTAAGTTGTTTGAAAAGTTTAACTATGTAATGGGAAGAAGACCAGGATTGCAGCACAAACCTTCACCCGAACCTCTATTGAAAATATGTGCGGATTTGGAGATATCACCAACCGAGACTATTATAGTAGGTGATTCTGAGTTGGATATTCTTTGTGGTAAAAATGCTGGAACAAGAACTTGCGCTGTAACTTATGGATATAGAACAAGAGAAGAATTAGAAAAATATACGCCAGATTTTGTAATTGATGATTTTGCTGAAATAGTTGACGTCATAAACTCCTAA
- a CDS encoding DUF1761 domain-containing protein, whose product MTDASINYLAVLVCALISLGLGYFWYSPFLFGKIWIESIDKTEEEIEKEHNPLKTYPLLFLAQLVMAYILARLMVYADATTLAEGVRIAFLCWIGFTAATMYVNSIFEGTKLKKLGVDSGYHLVVFLTYGVILGIWHS is encoded by the coding sequence ATGACTGACGCGAGCATTAATTATTTAGCGGTACTTGTATGTGCATTAATTTCTTTGGGATTAGGATATTTTTGGTACAGCCCTTTTTTATTCGGAAAGATATGGATTGAATCAATAGATAAAACTGAAGAGGAAATTGAAAAGGAGCACAATCCTTTAAAAACTTACCCGTTGCTTTTTTTAGCCCAACTCGTGATGGCTTATATACTTGCAAGATTAATGGTTTATGCCGATGCTACAACTTTAGCCGAAGGAGTGAGAATTGCTTTTTTATGCTGGATTGGATTTACTGCGGCAACAATGTATGTTAATTCAATATTTGAGGGAACAAAACTAAAAAAACTTGGAGTGGATTCAGGTTACCACCTTGTTGTGTTTCTTACTTATGGAGTTATTCTTGGAATTTGGCATTCTTAA
- a CDS encoding isoaspartyl peptidase/L-asparaginase: MNRPFRIKLVILILLISCDIYSQDKKFGIVIHGGAGKIVKENFSDEQQKQYREKLEEALQSGYSILEKNGNSLDAVIAAINILEDSPLFNAGKGAVLTNEGKAELDASIMDGKTLAAGAVAGLSHIKNPINLARLVMEKSSHVFLIGDGAELFAKENNVEMVDNNYFITEERWNSYKRMKKNEEEKKKASKSGTVGAVALDKNGNLAAGTSTGGMMMKRYGRVGDAPIIGAGTYANNKTCAVSATGYGEYFIRLGIAKDISSIIEYKNYTLEQAANEVINEKLTSLGGYGGVICIDKDGNISMPFTTEGMFRGFYLSGINPTVLLFKNE, from the coding sequence ATGAATAGACCATTCAGAATTAAGCTAGTTATTTTAATTCTCTTAATCAGTTGTGATATTTACTCACAAGACAAAAAGTTCGGGATTGTAATACATGGTGGCGCCGGGAAAATTGTTAAGGAGAATTTTAGTGATGAGCAACAAAAACAATATAGAGAAAAATTAGAAGAAGCCCTCCAATCAGGTTACTCAATCCTAGAAAAAAATGGTAATAGCCTCGACGCTGTTATTGCCGCAATTAATATTTTAGAAGATTCACCACTCTTTAATGCTGGTAAAGGTGCGGTTCTTACAAATGAGGGAAAGGCTGAACTAGACGCGTCAATTATGGATGGTAAAACTCTTGCGGCAGGAGCTGTTGCAGGGCTTTCACATATTAAAAATCCTATAAATCTTGCCCGGTTGGTTATGGAGAAATCATCCCATGTGTTTTTAATTGGAGATGGAGCCGAATTATTTGCAAAGGAAAACAATGTTGAGATGGTCGATAATAATTACTTTATTACCGAGGAAAGATGGAATAGTTATAAAAGAATGAAAAAAAATGAAGAGGAAAAAAAGAAAGCGAGCAAATCTGGTACGGTTGGTGCGGTGGCTTTAGATAAAAATGGTAATCTCGCCGCCGGCACATCAACTGGCGGAATGATGATGAAGCGATATGGCAGGGTGGGGGATGCGCCAATAATTGGGGCCGGTACCTACGCAAATAATAAAACTTGCGCTGTTTCAGCTACCGGTTATGGAGAGTATTTTATACGTTTAGGAATTGCAAAAGATATTTCTTCTATTATCGAATATAAGAATTATACCTTGGAACAAGCCGCAAATGAAGTAATCAATGAGAAGTTGACATCTTTGGGAGGATATGGTGGAGTTATTTGTATTGATAAAGATGGAAATATTTCCATGCCATTTACAACCGAGGGAATGTTTAGAGGATTTTATTTAAGTGGTATTAACCCAACCGTTCTATTATTTAAAAATGAATAA
- a CDS encoding carbohydrate binding family 9 domain-containing protein, giving the protein MKIVFAIILIIPIILLAERKSTNHKSVPAFKISRTEIEVDGKLNEPFWNGEAVTGFVQKDPQEGNPATEETNVWVAYDEDYIYVAARLKDSQPNMIDLSLTRRDAGYESDKFAFFVDPYNDKKTGYFFVVNASGSISDGILFNDSWDDDTWDGVWEAKTSVDEFGWIVEMKIPFSQLRFNKADEMVWGVNFGREIKRLKEQSYFVMVPKNESGFVSRFAELKGLKNINPSQRFEILPYIVQKAQYLKHESDDPFYKSNQYKTTLGADLKIGLGSSLNIDATINPDFGQVEVDPAVINLSAFESYFQEKRPFFIEGSSTFMFGIDGANNNWGFNFGWPELFYSRRIGRSPQGSTSDANYINYPTESRILGAAKLTGKIDEQTTIGAISAVTERTYAKLYNDGLKTNEEVEPFSHYGIIRLKRELNGGMQSVGLIATSVNRDLSYTPLSGSLAKNAFTFGLDGYTFLDDKKIYVVTGAFAGSYIHGTKEFMGLLQKKEYRYFQRPDATYATFNPNLESLGGWYGRLMLNKQEGDFYINAALGAASPGFEHNDLGFQFAADRINSHLVLGYRWFQPDGIFRRKMIYVAHARTFDFEGNLLSNFIWANTNFQFENYWGFGLRGNYTFETFDKFSTRGGPLMLRPSEYVLDFNSYSDSREKLIFELYGTYAKDKIGGSYKQFELDFDWRPNSQIQFSIGPGIQISREQNQWVGNFDDVLASKTYNTRHVFARLDQKVISGNIRLNWTFTPQLSLQLFMQPLFAVGDYSNYKELAKPRSLDFFYFGQNGSSINYDKTKEEYTADPDGQGGASPIVFNNPNFNFKSLRGNAVLRWEFMPGSIFYFVWSHNQQNYDDPGNMDFRRDFKNLWNAKGDDVFMIKFSYWFDA; this is encoded by the coding sequence ATGAAAATAGTATTTGCCATTATTCTAATAATCCCAATTATTTTACTAGCCGAACGCAAAAGTACAAATCATAAAAGTGTGCCCGCTTTTAAAATTTCGAGAACGGAAATAGAAGTTGATGGAAAATTAAATGAGCCATTCTGGAATGGTGAGGCGGTCACCGGTTTTGTCCAGAAAGATCCCCAAGAGGGGAATCCGGCAACAGAAGAAACTAATGTTTGGGTGGCTTATGATGAAGATTATATCTATGTAGCTGCCCGGCTTAAAGATTCCCAGCCAAATATGATCGATCTAAGTTTAACAAGAAGAGATGCGGGATATGAGTCGGATAAATTTGCATTCTTTGTCGATCCATATAATGATAAAAAGACAGGCTATTTTTTTGTGGTTAATGCAAGCGGTTCAATATCAGATGGTATTTTGTTTAACGATAGTTGGGATGATGATACCTGGGATGGTGTGTGGGAGGCAAAAACTTCAGTTGATGAATTTGGCTGGATAGTGGAAATGAAAATTCCATTCTCTCAACTACGCTTTAATAAAGCTGATGAAATGGTTTGGGGAGTTAATTTCGGGAGAGAAATTAAAAGATTAAAAGAGCAATCATATTTTGTGATGGTTCCAAAAAATGAAAGTGGTTTTGTTTCCCGTTTCGCCGAACTAAAAGGACTCAAGAATATAAACCCAAGTCAAAGATTCGAAATTCTTCCTTACATTGTTCAAAAGGCTCAATACTTAAAACATGAATCGGATGATCCTTTTTATAAATCCAATCAATATAAAACCACCCTTGGCGCCGATCTTAAAATTGGGCTTGGAAGTAGTTTAAATATTGATGCTACAATTAATCCCGATTTTGGGCAGGTTGAAGTTGATCCTGCAGTAATTAATCTTTCCGCCTTTGAATCTTACTTTCAGGAAAAGAGACCCTTTTTTATCGAAGGCTCGAGCACATTTATGTTTGGAATTGATGGGGCTAATAACAATTGGGGCTTCAACTTCGGCTGGCCGGAATTGTTTTATTCCCGTAGAATTGGCCGTTCTCCGCAAGGTTCAACATCTGATGCTAATTATATAAACTACCCCACTGAATCCCGAATATTGGGAGCGGCTAAGTTAACCGGCAAAATTGATGAGCAAACTACCATTGGGGCTATCAGTGCTGTTACAGAAAGAACATATGCAAAACTTTACAATGATGGATTGAAAACAAATGAAGAAGTTGAGCCCTTTAGCCATTATGGAATTATTAGACTAAAAAGAGAATTAAATGGGGGAATGCAATCTGTAGGTTTAATAGCAACCAGTGTAAATCGTGATTTAAGTTACACTCCTCTTAGTGGATCACTTGCAAAAAACGCGTTTACTTTTGGCTTGGACGGATACACATTCTTGGATGATAAAAAAATATACGTCGTTACTGGAGCTTTCGCTGGTTCTTATATACATGGTACAAAAGAATTTATGGGGTTATTACAGAAAAAGGAATACAGATATTTTCAACGTCCTGATGCGACTTATGCAACATTCAATCCTAATTTAGAATCACTCGGCGGGTGGTATGGTCGATTGATGCTCAACAAGCAGGAGGGAGATTTTTATATTAACGCTGCACTTGGTGCTGCTTCACCCGGGTTTGAGCATAATGATCTTGGATTCCAATTTGCGGCAGATAGAATAAACTCGCATTTAGTTTTAGGTTATAGATGGTTTCAGCCGGATGGAATATTTAGAAGAAAAATGATTTATGTAGCTCACGCAAGAACTTTTGATTTTGAAGGAAATTTACTTAGTAATTTTATTTGGGCAAATACAAATTTTCAGTTCGAAAATTATTGGGGATTTGGATTAAGGGGAAATTACACATTTGAAACATTTGATAAGTTCAGTACCCGGGGAGGTCCATTAATGCTAAGACCTTCAGAATATGTTTTAGATTTTAACAGCTATTCAGACAGTCGTGAAAAATTAATTTTTGAATTATATGGCACTTATGCAAAAGATAAAATTGGTGGAAGCTATAAACAATTTGAGTTGGATTTCGATTGGCGCCCAAATTCTCAAATTCAATTTAGTATTGGTCCCGGAATACAAATAAGTAGAGAGCAAAACCAATGGGTTGGTAATTTTGATGATGTTTTAGCCTCAAAAACTTATAACACGCGCCATGTATTTGCCAGATTAGATCAAAAAGTAATTTCAGGAAATATAAGATTAAATTGGACTTTTACGCCACAACTATCACTTCAGTTATTCATGCAGCCCTTATTTGCAGTTGGAGATTATAGCAATTATAAAGAATTGGCAAAACCTCGCTCTTTAGACTTTTTCTACTTTGGACAAAATGGATCATCTATAAATTATGATAAAACTAAAGAAGAATACACTGCTGACCCTGATGGACAGGGCGGTGCCTCACCAATTGTTTTTAACAATCCTAATTTTAATTTTAAATCGCTCAGAGGTAATGCAGTATTGAGATGGGAGTTTATGCCTGGTTCAATATTCTATTTTGTGTGGTCTCATAATCAGCAGAATTATGATGATCCCGGAAACATGGATTTCAGGAGAGACTTCAAAAATCTGTGGAATGCCAAAGGGGATGATGTGTTTATGATTAAATTCTCTTACTGGTTTGATGCCTAA
- a CDS encoding VOC family protein, translating to MSDNKSEVGTIGWIDLTVEDASGIRDFYSSVVGWSFEEHAMGDYNDYVMKSENNLPVAGICHKLGFNSNLPSKWLIYITVKNLDQSLAQVINYGGKIIDEVKNYANMGKYCVIEDPAGAVLVLFEKY from the coding sequence ATGAGCGATAATAAAAGTGAAGTTGGAACAATTGGATGGATTGATTTAACCGTAGAGGATGCCTCCGGAATTAGAGATTTTTATTCATCAGTGGTGGGATGGAGTTTCGAGGAACATGCTATGGGGGATTATAATGATTATGTAATGAAATCGGAAAATAATTTGCCGGTCGCCGGAATTTGTCATAAACTCGGTTTCAATAGTAATCTCCCCTCAAAATGGTTAATATACATCACTGTCAAAAACCTCGATCAAAGTCTTGCTCAGGTTATTAATTATGGTGGTAAAATAATTGATGAAGTTAAAAACTACGCCAATATGGGAAAGTACTGCGTAATTGAGGATCCAGCTGGGGCAGTATTAGTATTGTTCGAGAAATATTAA
- a CDS encoding BamA/TamA family outer membrane protein: MIQQIKKILFAIVFSTGILSAQINTTIELQLTEKTLPFGIIEKVPVNFPKIGLALSGGGARSISQLGVLRAFEEENIPINMILGTSMGSIVGGLYSAGYSLTQLDSILKIVDWNSFFSPQQSGRNELFIDQKITEDRAIVTFRLDGFNLILPTAVSTGQRASNFLNLLAVNAPIQNYSDYDKLLYKYRAISSDLVSGKEVVLNKGPLGTSMRASSSVTLLLPPVKSDTLLLVDGGLVANVPARQTKKMGADIIVAVNSSSPLYTQPELNFPWIIADQLVSIPMNILNDQQLEVADFVITPSLNGRKNNDFSDFDFLVEQGYKAGKAAAVEIKKDFIQKFKSSLELEERYFRNLTISNDADEITKEIFDKINLRDSVSIEDLYYKLYEFQRTGRWSEIKFHIEEQKTNNIFSVVAIENPLIEDIIIAGAYGLDLVWLEEFIASNINKYFSGNSIFSICLNLIREYRNNGYSLANIKSVSFNNENGTLIISVEEGVVESINVSGNRKTNPVLILRELPMNPGEIFKYESAEKGLVNIRSTDLFENVELTADLKDGKVNVNINITEKVTGILRAGFRIDNENFNQLSLDIREENLFGSGTEIGFTASGGSRNRSFSLEQKSNRVFETYLTYKLKFFHDFNDVNVYKNIQTNTLSKFRRDKSEEYRQIFYGGSFGIGSQVQKFGNLLFEARYQRDEIKNKSDYSGQTYKIDISSFRISLSVDSQNDYPFPTSGIQFKGYYETAQTALGGDIGYAKIFIDYKSILSLSPNHVWGFRTMVGFADNTLPLSQQFSLGGQNSFFGMRDYEYRGRQVILGSLEYRYKLPFKLFFDSFVKLRYDLGSIWENREAIRFKDLQHGTGATLSIKTPIGPADFSVGKSFLLQKNISNNPILWGPTYFYFTIGYYY, from the coding sequence ATGATACAACAAATAAAAAAGATTCTTTTTGCAATTGTGTTCAGTACAGGGATTCTTTCCGCTCAAATAAATACAACCATTGAGTTACAACTCACCGAAAAAACATTACCCTTTGGAATTATAGAAAAAGTACCTGTAAATTTTCCTAAAATTGGATTAGCCCTAAGTGGCGGAGGTGCCCGCTCAATTTCACAACTTGGAGTGCTTAGGGCATTCGAAGAGGAAAATATTCCTATCAACATGATTCTTGGAACAAGCATGGGAAGCATCGTTGGGGGATTATACTCAGCGGGCTACTCACTAACCCAACTGGATTCAATTCTTAAGATCGTTGATTGGAATTCGTTTTTCTCACCGCAACAATCGGGACGTAATGAATTATTTATTGATCAAAAAATAACTGAGGATAGAGCAATTGTTACTTTTAGATTGGATGGATTTAATCTAATATTACCAACAGCTGTGTCAACAGGACAACGAGCCTCAAATTTTCTAAATTTATTAGCGGTTAACGCTCCAATTCAAAATTATTCTGATTATGACAAATTGCTTTATAAGTACAGAGCAATAAGTAGTGATTTAGTTTCCGGTAAAGAGGTAGTACTTAATAAAGGTCCACTTGGTACTTCGATGAGGGCTAGCTCAAGCGTAACACTTTTACTTCCTCCTGTTAAAAGCGATACACTTTTATTAGTGGATGGTGGACTCGTTGCAAATGTGCCTGCACGCCAAACAAAAAAAATGGGAGCCGATATAATTGTAGCCGTAAATTCTTCCAGTCCTTTATATACTCAGCCCGAGCTTAATTTTCCATGGATAATAGCTGATCAGCTAGTAAGCATCCCTATGAATATATTAAACGATCAACAATTAGAAGTAGCTGACTTCGTAATAACGCCATCGTTAAATGGAAGAAAAAATAATGATTTCAGTGACTTTGATTTCTTGGTTGAACAAGGTTACAAGGCAGGAAAGGCTGCTGCTGTTGAAATAAAAAAAGATTTCATACAAAAGTTTAAAAGTTCTCTAGAGCTGGAAGAAAGATATTTCAGAAATCTTACAATAAGTAATGATGCTGATGAAATAACAAAAGAAATATTTGATAAAATAAATTTGCGGGATTCAGTATCTATAGAAGACCTTTATTATAAGCTTTATGAATTTCAAAGGACTGGCAGGTGGTCAGAAATTAAATTTCATATTGAAGAACAAAAGACGAATAATATATTCTCAGTTGTTGCAATTGAAAATCCATTAATTGAAGATATTATTATTGCAGGTGCTTATGGTTTGGATTTAGTCTGGCTGGAAGAATTTATTGCAAGTAATATCAACAAATACTTCTCCGGCAACTCAATTTTTTCTATTTGCTTAAATCTAATACGAGAATACCGCAATAATGGATATTCTCTTGCGAACATCAAATCAGTTAGTTTTAACAATGAAAATGGTACTTTGATTATTTCGGTAGAAGAGGGGGTTGTTGAAAGTATAAATGTTTCGGGTAATAGAAAGACAAATCCGGTATTAATTTTGCGGGAACTACCAATGAATCCCGGTGAAATATTTAAGTATGAATCTGCTGAAAAAGGATTGGTGAATATTAGAAGTACCGATCTTTTTGAGAATGTTGAACTAACCGCTGATTTAAAAGATGGTAAGGTAAATGTTAATATTAACATTACAGAAAAAGTAACCGGAATTTTGCGCGCCGGCTTTCGGATTGATAACGAAAATTTTAATCAACTATCGCTAGATATACGTGAAGAAAATCTCTTTGGCTCAGGTACAGAAATTGGGTTTACAGCTTCAGGTGGGTCTCGAAATAGGTCTTTCAGTCTTGAGCAAAAATCTAACAGAGTATTTGAAACTTACCTAACTTACAAACTGAAATTCTTTCATGATTTTAATGATGTTAATGTTTATAAAAATATTCAAACAAATACATTATCAAAATTTAGACGTGATAAATCGGAGGAGTACAGACAAATATTTTATGGCGGTTCCTTTGGAATTGGTTCTCAGGTTCAAAAATTTGGAAATCTCTTATTTGAAGCGCGTTATCAGAGGGATGAAATAAAAAATAAATCAGATTATTCGGGTCAAACTTATAAAATTGACATATCTAGTTTTAGAATCTCTTTGTCGGTAGATTCACAAAACGATTATCCTTTTCCCACTTCGGGAATACAATTTAAAGGATACTATGAGACAGCTCAAACTGCGCTTGGCGGTGATATCGGGTACGCGAAAATATTTATAGATTATAAAAGTATTCTTAGCCTAAGTCCAAATCATGTTTGGGGATTTAGAACAATGGTTGGATTTGCCGATAATACACTTCCTCTTAGCCAGCAATTTTCACTTGGCGGACAAAATTCTTTTTTTGGTATGCGAGACTACGAGTATCGAGGTAGACAAGTTATCTTGGGGTCTCTTGAATATCGGTATAAGCTTCCATTCAAACTATTCTTTGACAGTTTTGTAAAATTAAGATATGATTTAGGTTCTATTTGGGAAAATCGAGAAGCAATCAGATTTAAAGATTTACAACATGGAACCGGGGCTACTTTATCTATAAAAACTCCAATCGGTCCGGCAGATTTCTCCGTTGGGAAAAGTTTTCTACTGCAGAAAAATATAAGTAATAATCCAATACTCTGGGGACCAACATATTTTTATTTTACGATTGGTTATTATTATTAG
- the yidC gene encoding membrane protein insertase YidC has translation MDRQTSIAFVLIGLVLVVWLYFNSPTPQDIPKDKPAPAVTEKTDSTENNDSLKELSAPVTAQIPLEQTPFGTLQNSMEELITVETDLARIEFTNKGGRIKRFYLKQYKTWYHSDVKDTSYYTQQVQLVSSKSGGDLSVIFLTKEGKLVNTSILDFTPSLNNSHYIISGNDSLSLSYIFSTDNGKTIKKNFKLFGNNYASKMDLEFENMDDIISGFRYDLVWSSGLNFVEKNATDEATHSNASAYMGEEQVIVDAASDGSKITKDLNGKVDWISIRNKYFTMLIAPDNPKSEGGAYFEGNYYKNKWGDRETYSASLKIPFNDQKYQKDSFTFYLGPIQYDILKAYNLNFEKVVDFGSFFGLKFIIRPISEYVLLPLFKFLHSFVPNFGFVIILFSIIIKIALHPLTRQSLYSMRKMQLLQPKINEMKEKFKDNPQKQQQETMKLYSTYGINPMGGCLPMILQMPIFIALWSLFNNAVEIRQQPFMFWINNLSAPDVLVRLPFTIPLFEINIISGLAVLMGVTMFIQQKMSIKDPSQKALVYIMPVMFTLMFMTFPSGLNLYYFMFNLLSIIQQYYVTHKKGQEELVPVADPNKKKGFMARMMEAAEKQAQAQKKLSGKKK, from the coding sequence ATGGATAGACAGACTTCAATTGCATTTGTACTTATTGGTTTAGTTTTAGTTGTTTGGCTTTATTTTAATTCCCCAACTCCTCAGGATATTCCAAAAGATAAACCGGCACCGGCAGTAACCGAGAAAACAGACAGCACCGAGAATAATGATTCCCTTAAAGAATTAAGTGCTCCCGTCACAGCACAAATCCCGCTTGAACAAACCCCTTTTGGTACGTTACAAAACTCAATGGAAGAATTAATTACGGTTGAAACTGATTTAGCACGCATCGAATTTACGAATAAAGGGGGCAGAATTAAACGTTTCTACCTCAAGCAGTATAAAACTTGGTATCACTCCGATGTAAAAGACACCAGCTATTATACTCAGCAAGTTCAGTTAGTAAGTTCGAAATCAGGCGGCGACCTAAGTGTTATCTTCTTAACTAAAGAGGGAAAGCTTGTAAATACTTCAATCCTGGATTTTACTCCTTCTCTGAATAATTCACACTATATTATTAGTGGTAATGACTCTCTTTCGCTCTCCTACATCTTTTCTACCGATAATGGAAAGACTATTAAAAAGAATTTTAAGTTATTCGGCAATAATTATGCTTCGAAGATGGATCTAGAATTTGAGAATATGGATGATATTATAAGCGGATTTAGGTATGATTTGGTTTGGAGCAGCGGATTAAATTTTGTTGAAAAAAATGCTACCGATGAAGCAACCCATTCAAATGCGAGCGCATATATGGGAGAAGAGCAGGTTATTGTTGATGCTGCTTCAGACGGCTCAAAAATTACAAAAGACTTAAATGGCAAAGTTGACTGGATATCAATTAGAAATAAATACTTTACAATGTTAATTGCACCTGATAATCCTAAAAGCGAGGGAGGTGCATACTTTGAGGGTAATTATTATAAAAATAAATGGGGTGATCGGGAAACTTACAGTGCCAGTTTAAAAATTCCTTTCAATGATCAAAAGTATCAGAAAGACTCATTTACTTTTTATCTTGGACCTATTCAGTATGATATCCTCAAAGCATATAATCTTAATTTTGAAAAAGTTGTTGATTTTGGAAGTTTCTTTGGCTTGAAGTTTATTATTCGCCCGATTTCAGAATATGTTTTGCTTCCTCTGTTCAAGTTTCTTCACAGTTTTGTGCCAAATTTTGGATTTGTAATTATTCTCTTTTCAATAATAATTAAAATAGCATTGCATCCACTTACTCGTCAAAGTTTATACTCAATGCGTAAGATGCAGTTGCTTCAGCCAAAAATTAATGAGATGAAGGAGAAGTTTAAAGATAATCCGCAAAAGCAGCAGCAAGAAACAATGAAGCTTTATTCTACTTATGGAATAAATCCGATGGGAGGATGTTTACCCATGATACTTCAGATGCCAATATTTATTGCGTTGTGGAGCTTGTTTAATAACGCGGTTGAAATTAGACAGCAGCCATTTATGTTCTGGATAAATAATTTATCAGCACCGGATGTGTTAGTAAGACTCCCGTTTACTATCCCACTATTTGAGATTAATATAATAAGCGGTTTGGCTGTTCTAATGGGCGTAACTATGTTCATTCAACAAAAAATGAGCATCAAGGATCCATCTCAAAAAGCACTAGTTTATATTATGCCTGTAATGTTTACATTAATGTTTATGACTTTTCCTTCGGGATTAAACCTCTACTATTTTATGTTCAATTTACTTTCGATAATCCAGCAATATTATGTAACACACAAGAAAGGTCAGGAAGAACTTGTACCAGTAGCCGATCCAAATAAAAAGAAAGGTTTTATGGCAAGGATGATGGAAGCCGCCGAAAAACAGGCGCAAGCACAAAAAAAATTGAGCGGTAAGAAAAAATAA
- the yidD gene encoding membrane protein insertion efficiency factor YidD yields MRMIFVSLIKVYQKIISPLFPPSCRFYPTCSEYAVQSITKYGIFKGGIKAVWRILRCNPFNKGGIDPVE; encoded by the coding sequence ATGCGAATGATTTTCGTTTCCCTTATAAAAGTATATCAAAAAATTATTTCGCCGTTATTTCCTCCGTCGTGCCGTTTTTATCCAACTTGTTCTGAGTATGCAGTTCAATCAATTACAAAGTATGGCATATTTAAAGGTGGAATAAAAGCTGTTTGGCGTATACTAAGATGTAACCCGTTTAATAAAGGCGGGATTGACCCAGTAGAATAA